CGACAAATCCTCCCCCGCGAAGCGGGGGAGGAGCAAATGCAGCGCATTCTGGCGGCTCCATACGACCGATCTTTCAGGTACCGCACGCTGCCAAAAAGCCGTTGAGCACTTGGCACATCACCGAACAGCTCATGAAAGAGCGGGGGTTGCCCTTGGATGACGCAAAGCTCTTCCGCACAATGCAGCAACGCATACGGGTTTGCCTAAACCGTTATCGACGGACAATGGGCGTGTTGGAGTCACTGCATGGACCTGACGGCGTTGTGCTGTGGAAGTTGGCACAAGACCAATCTCATCTTAGCAGGTCCAACGGATCGACGCCGAAGAGCTTCGCAAACGTCTCGACCACATCGAGCGTTGGATTGCGCTTGCCGCGCTCGATCTGGCCGACATAGGTGACGGCAAGCTCGACCTCATCAGCCAACGCCTCCTGACTCAGCTTCCGCGCCTTGCGGAGCCGCCGGACATCGATCCCGAGGATGCGTGCCAATCGCATCCCAACAAGCGGAAGGATTCTTTAACTTCCAGACAGTCACTATAGTGATGATTTTCGACGGCAGAGCCGATAATGGATTCGAGCCTACAGGTGCAGCCAAAAACTGGCGGCATCATCGTCATGACGATTCTTGGCGTAACGCTCGTCGGCGGTCTTCTCAGCGCGCTCTCTCCGACCGCGCCGGTATCTGCGGCAGCGCCGACCAAAGAAACACCCAGCAGGCCGGTACCCGATAGGACGTGGGATTCCAGCTTTGGCGGTCATCTGGTCAAATGCGGAATCGCTGGAGGCGGCCGGTATTACATCTTGATGCCGAATGCTGACGAGATCGCAGCAGGAGCGTCGCCGCAGTTGAACGAAGCGCCATCGGAGGATGCATGGGCTGCTGCATGCGCCGCACCGCAACAACGCTAAACAGCGTCAGCGTCTTTCTCCGTAGAAAAGCTATTGCGGTGAAGACGTCCCGCTTTACTTGTCAACGAATTCAAGTTCGGGGTTTGAGCTCCGCTTAGGAGCTGCGCGGTCTAACCTACGTTCGAACTCTGCCCAGTTGTCGCATGACTTCATCAGCATCGTCACCGCATGCAGATGCTGAGCGAGCGCGCCACAGCTCCATCCATCCGGCAGCCGCTCCCGCGAGCGGAAAGGAAAACCATGCGTCAGCGCTTCCAACCCAACATCTTTCCCGGCTCATATGCCGGCAGCTCGAAGCCCGGCTTCGCCGGTTCGGCCGCGAACTTGATCGCCGGGCCGATATGCGGATGGCCCGCGGCGTCGTGCAGCAGCAATCCGCGCGCCGCCGCGTTCGCGTCGCCGAGCGCGTCCTTCAACGTGCGTACCGGCGCCCAGCACAAATCGATCGGCGCCAGGAACGCCTCCCATTCCGCGCGCGTGCGGCTCGCGAACAGTTCGGTGAACCAGGCGATCAGCGGCGCCTGCGACGGCCCCGGCTCGCCCTTTGCGATGGCGAGGAAATCGAGCCGGCCGAGCGCGCGCAGCAAGTTCTCGCTGAACTTCGCCTCCGAGCCCGCGAGCACGATGAACTGTCCGTCGCTGGTCTCGTAGATGCGGTTCATCGCCTGGCCGCCATAATTGCGCATCGCATGCGGCTCCGGCGCCCGGCCTTCGCCCAGCACCGCGCCGGTGATGTTCGGCGTCCAGGCGAGCAGTGCGTCGTACATCGCGATGTCGATATGGTCGCCCCTGCCCGTCCTCCCGCGCGCCAGCAGCGCCATCAGGATCGCCGACAGCGCGGTCAGCGACGACGCCATGTCGGCGGCGACGAGGTTGGGCATGTTCGGCTTGTTGTCGGAAAGGCCGCGCGACAGATCGAGCGTGCCGGCCAGCGCCTGGACTCCGAGATCGTGGCTGGGCTTGCGCACCCAGGGCCCGCCCTGTCCGAAAGCACTGATCGAGCAATAGACGATACGCGGGTTGCGCGCCGCCACCGCGTCATAGCCGATGCCCAGCCGCTGCACCACGCCGGGCCGGAAGGCTTCGACGATCACGTCCGCCTCGTCCGCCAGCGCGAAAAAGGCCGCGACGTCGTCCTTGTCCTTGAGATCGAGCGCGAGGCTGCGCTTGCCGCGCGCGATGTTGCGGAACCACACCGCCGTGCCGTCGGCGGCGCGCGTGCCCATCGCCCGCACCGGCTCGCCGGTGCCGTTCTTCGGCTCGACCATGATCACGTCGGCACCGTGATCGGCCATGGTCATCGTCAGATGCGGCCCGGGCAGGAACTGCGAGAGATCCAGCACCTTGACGCCTTCGAGCTTCACGGCCGCCCCACTCGATTTCGGTTGCGGTCCGGATATAGCAGAGCTCTCCATGTGCGGGCGAACCTTGTGAAGATCGACGCGGCGCGTAGTGGAAAGATATAGTCGCGCCGATCTTTCCTCCCCCGTGGTTACGGGGGAGAAAAGCTATGCGGCTCTTAGCTAAACGCCTGGATCCCCGTCTGCGCCCGGCCGAGGATCAGCGCGTGCACGTCATGCGTGCCTTCATAGGTGTTCACGGCCTCCAGGTTCAGGACATGGCGGATCACGCCGTATTCGTCGCTGACGCCGTTGCCGCCATGCATGTCGCGAGCCTCGCGCGCGATGGCGAGGGCCTTGCCGCAATTGTTGCGTTTCATCAGCGAGATCGCGGGCGCCGCGGCGTCGCCGGAATCGATCAGCCGGCCCAGCCGCAGCGCGCCGTGCAGGCCCAGCGTGATCTCGGTCTGCATGTCGGCGAGCTTCTTCTGGACGAGCTGCGTCGCGGCCAGCGGGCGGCCGAACTGCTTGCGATCGAGCGTGTATTGCCGCGCGGCGTGCCAGCAGGCCTCCGCCGCGCCCATCGCGCCCCAGGCGATGCCGTAGCGCGCCCGGTTGAGGCAGCCGAACGGTCCGCCCAGCCCGCGCACATGCGGCAGCAGGTTCGCCTCCGGCACCAGCACGTCCTCCAGCACGATCTCGCCGGTGACGCTGGCGCGCAGCGAGAACTTGCCTTCGATCTTGGGCGTCGAGAATCCCTTCATGCCGCGCTCGACCACGAAGCCGCGGATCACGTCGTCGAGCTTGGCCCACACCACCGCGACGTCGGCGATGGGAGAATTTGTGATCCACATCTTGGCGCCGTTGAGGCGATAGCCGCCCGCGTCCTTCACCGCGCGCGTCGTCATCCCGCCCGGATCGGAGCCGTGATCGGGCTCGGTGAGGCCGAAACAGCCGACGAATTCGCCGCTCGCGAGCTTCGGCAAATATTTGCGCCGCGTCTCCTCCGAGCCATAGGCATAGATCGGATGCATCACCAGCGAGGACTGCACGCTCATCGCCGAGCGATAGCCGCTGTCGACCCGCTCCACCTCGCGTGCCACCAGCCCGTAGCAGACATAGTTGAGCCCGGCACAGCCATATTCCTCCGGCAGCGTCGCGCCGAGCAGGCCGAGCGCGCCCATCTCGGTCATGATCTCACGGTCGAAGGTCTCATGGCGGAAGGCGAGCTTCACGCGCGACGCCAGCCGGTCTTGGGCATAGTCGCGGGCGCTGTCGCGCACCATGCGCTCCTCCGCGGAGAGCTCGCCTTCGAGCAGCAGCGGATCGGCCCAGTCGAAGGCGTTGCGGTCCAGCTTCGCGGAGGGCTTGGCGGAATGGTCTTCGGCGGCGCTCATGACGTGTCTCTCGATCGGCGCGCCGCCGGAAGACGACGCTAATGTGGCGCGGCGGCCTCCGGGGCCGCTGGCGCGCTGCCGGGCGTGATATAGACCTTCCGCTCCTTGTACGCGATATAGATATGAAAATGCCGCAGGATGTTCATGCCGACCAGCATGCTTGCGCCCGCGCCAGGCTCCGGCGTGCCGGTGATATTGCTCCCCGTGACGATCTCGCTTTTGGCTTCGAAGCGCTTGCGCATGGAATCGGGAATGATGTCCACCTGCGGGTGCGTGACGGCGATGCCCTCGAAGCCGAGCGATGCGAAGGTGTGGCGATAGACAGGCCGCGCCGACCCATCCTGGAACTTGCCGATGGCCGGCGTATCTTCCGATCCCAATTTCAGTCCGTATACATGCTCGGCGTCGCGATCCTGAAGCGTTGTTCCGCCGGCGCCGGTGTCGAGGATGGCGTCCACCGGATGGCCGTCCAGCGTGACCGAAATGATGATATGCCCGTCGCTCAGGCTCTTCATCGGCACGACTGCAAGCACGGTGTGCGGCCAATAGACGACACCGCCCGGACAATGATCCTGCGAAAACAGGGAAAGCTTCCTGGCGCCGAAATCGAGATCGACGTCGTAGTTCTGCAGGATATCGGGAGCGAAAATTCCGGCGAAACCGGGCTGATCGGAGAGCTCGCCCGGCGTGTTCCAGACGACCATCGGAACCGCCGGCGCTTTCAGATTGCCGAGCTGCAGGTCGGCATACACCGTGTCGCTCGAGGTCTGCGCGGCCACGTCGTACAACGTGATCTTGCCCATCGTCCTGTGCAGATGCAGCTCGTCGGCAACGGTCGCGGTGATTTCCTCGACAGCGCCGCCCGTATCCAAAAGCATCACTTTCGGCACGCCTTGAATTGCGATGGGCACGTAAGCTTCGAGCGAATTCTCGCTCATCGTGAGCGGCACCGAGGTCTTCATTTTCAGGACACAGTCTTCTGCCAATGCCGGACTGAAACAGGCGAGAAGCGCGCAAGCAAAGACCGCCCCACCGAACAACACAGCCGGCTTCATGACTCCCCCCAAAGACGTCCGTCGGCCTTTTCTACTCAATCGCCGGCGAGGAAGTCCAGAACCGCGCCCTTGTA
The nucleotide sequence above comes from Rhizomicrobium sp.. Encoded proteins:
- a CDS encoding helix-turn-helix transcriptional regulator: MARILGIDVRRLRKARKLSQEALADEVELAVTYVGQIERGKRNPTLDVVETFAKLFGVDPLDLLR
- a CDS encoding CoA transferase yields the protein MKLEGVKVLDLSQFLPGPHLTMTMADHGADVIMVEPKNGTGEPVRAMGTRAADGTAVWFRNIARGKRSLALDLKDKDDVAAFFALADEADVIVEAFRPGVVQRLGIGYDAVAARNPRIVYCSISAFGQGGPWVRKPSHDLGVQALAGTLDLSRGLSDNKPNMPNLVAADMASSLTALSAILMALLARGRTGRGDHIDIAMYDALLAWTPNITGAVLGEGRAPEPHAMRNYGGQAMNRIYETSDGQFIVLAGSEAKFSENLLRALGRLDFLAIAKGEPGPSQAPLIAWFTELFASRTRAEWEAFLAPIDLCWAPVRTLKDALGDANAAARGLLLHDAAGHPHIGPAIKFAAEPAKPGFELPAYEPGKMLGWKR
- a CDS encoding acyl-CoA dehydrogenase, which encodes MSAAEDHSAKPSAKLDRNAFDWADPLLLEGELSAEERMVRDSARDYAQDRLASRVKLAFRHETFDREIMTEMGALGLLGATLPEEYGCAGLNYVCYGLVAREVERVDSGYRSAMSVQSSLVMHPIYAYGSEETRRKYLPKLASGEFVGCFGLTEPDHGSDPGGMTTRAVKDAGGYRLNGAKMWITNSPIADVAVVWAKLDDVIRGFVVERGMKGFSTPKIEGKFSLRASVTGEIVLEDVLVPEANLLPHVRGLGGPFGCLNRARYGIAWGAMGAAEACWHAARQYTLDRKQFGRPLAATQLVQKKLADMQTEITLGLHGALRLGRLIDSGDAAAPAISLMKRNNCGKALAIAREARDMHGGNGVSDEYGVIRHVLNLEAVNTYEGTHDVHALILGRAQTGIQAFS
- a CDS encoding pepsin/retropepsin-like aspartic protease family protein — protein: MKTSVPLTMSENSLEAYVPIAIQGVPKVMLLDTGGAVEEITATVADELHLHRTMGKITLYDVAAQTSSDTVYADLQLGNLKAPAVPMVVWNTPGELSDQPGFAGIFAPDILQNYDVDLDFGARKLSLFSQDHCPGGVVYWPHTVLAVVPMKSLSDGHIIISVTLDGHPVDAILDTGAGGTTLQDRDAEHVYGLKLGSEDTPAIGKFQDGSARPVYRHTFASLGFEGIAVTHPQVDIIPDSMRKRFEAKSEIVTGSNITGTPEPGAGASMLVGMNILRHFHIYIAYKERKVYITPGSAPAAPEAAAPH